A genomic window from Halorubrum lacusprofundi ATCC 49239 includes:
- a CDS encoding DUF5808 domain-containing protein encodes MADKPSSGEILGIPYNFERPSLGRLLSSYWQPGKGMLVEKPFGIGYTLNLANWRSWIVLGIAGGLYYQQTQSGGDAGAADDDDADASDEPVEVIVDDD; translated from the coding sequence ATGGCAGACAAACCGTCCTCGGGAGAGATACTCGGGATCCCGTACAACTTCGAGCGGCCGAGCCTCGGACGGCTGCTCTCGTCGTATTGGCAGCCCGGCAAGGGAATGTTAGTGGAGAAACCGTTCGGCATCGGCTACACGCTGAACCTCGCGAACTGGCGGTCGTGGATCGTCCTCGGGATCGCCGGCGGGCTCTACTATCAACAGACGCAGTCGGGCGGTGACGCTGGGGCGGCTGACGACGACGACGCGGACGCGAGCGACGAACCGGTCGAAGTGATCGTCGACGACGACTGA